Proteins from a single region of Syntrophales bacterium:
- a CDS encoding DUF3141 domain-containing protein, translating into MTPPEESKFGAPAVPGFVQQAVDYWADAWQRTILYWDVLRQRGNQYRRHKAMVVPHVLHFEAEPVLNGLFFERPASYGLVRIKPPAGIVVDPLKRPFVVVDPRAGHGPGIGGFKADSEIGVALRAGHPCYFIGFLPEPMPDQTIEDIIRAKAVFLEKVIELHPDAEGRPCVIGNCQAGWSVMMLAALRPDLFGPIIIAGAPLSYWAGVEGQNPMRYSGGLLGGSWLTALTGDLGNGKFDGAYLVENFENLNPANTLWAKNYNVWAKVDTEAARFLEFENYWGGHVNLNAAEMQWIVDHLFVGNRLATAEITTSDGIRVDLRNIRSPIVCFCSKGDNITPPQQALGWIVDLYEKDEDLFACDQTIVYAIHESIGHLGIFVSGSVARKEHDEFASNIDLIDVLPPGLFEAVMTPKTGEAASPDLVPGEWIVRFEPRTLDDIRAVVRPSLENDRRFATARRVSEINLGLYRMTLQPFVQTFANDAVASWLHMTNPAVLPFELFSDKNPLMKPLARLAEEVRGERRPLPPDNWLQEVQSAVSEGIVAALDGWRDWRDRSVEQVFLWTYGSPLLQALVGLRATDAGPRRRPGVEPERIEFIRGRIAAFKARIAEGGLHEAAVRSLIYIGTLEAGFGVDERHFKALRMMRARNDAVTLEEFKRMVRRQFYSLLLDREAALAAIPSMLPPDARLRARALEAIRKIVSAAGKPTREASRRLARVEQLFGTGVPAPGGPDRT; encoded by the coding sequence GTGACACCCCCAGAGGAATCCAAATTCGGCGCACCGGCGGTGCCCGGTTTCGTACAGCAGGCCGTCGACTACTGGGCGGATGCCTGGCAGCGCACGATCCTGTACTGGGACGTGCTCCGGCAGCGGGGCAACCAGTACCGCCGGCACAAGGCGATGGTTGTGCCGCACGTTCTTCATTTCGAGGCCGAGCCGGTGCTCAACGGCCTGTTCTTCGAGCGGCCCGCCAGCTATGGACTGGTGCGGATCAAGCCGCCCGCGGGGATCGTCGTCGACCCGCTGAAGCGCCCCTTCGTCGTGGTCGATCCGCGGGCCGGGCACGGACCGGGGATCGGCGGGTTCAAAGCCGACAGCGAGATCGGCGTGGCCCTGCGCGCCGGACACCCCTGCTATTTCATCGGGTTCCTGCCCGAACCGATGCCCGACCAGACCATCGAGGACATCATCCGGGCCAAAGCGGTCTTCCTGGAAAAGGTGATCGAGCTGCACCCGGACGCGGAGGGCCGGCCCTGCGTGATCGGCAACTGCCAGGCCGGCTGGTCGGTCATGATGCTGGCGGCACTGCGACCGGATCTGTTCGGCCCGATCATCATCGCCGGCGCCCCGCTTTCCTACTGGGCCGGCGTGGAGGGGCAGAATCCCATGCGCTACAGCGGCGGGCTGCTGGGGGGAAGCTGGCTCACCGCCCTCACCGGAGACCTGGGCAACGGCAAGTTCGACGGCGCCTACCTGGTGGAAAATTTCGAGAACCTCAATCCGGCCAACACCCTGTGGGCCAAGAACTACAACGTCTGGGCGAAGGTGGATACCGAGGCGGCCCGCTTCCTGGAGTTCGAGAACTACTGGGGCGGCCACGTCAACCTCAACGCCGCGGAGATGCAGTGGATCGTCGACCATCTGTTCGTCGGCAACCGGCTCGCCACCGCCGAGATCACCACCAGCGACGGGATCCGTGTCGACCTGCGCAACATCCGCTCGCCCATCGTCTGCTTCTGCTCGAAAGGAGACAACATCACGCCCCCCCAGCAGGCCCTCGGCTGGATCGTCGACCTGTACGAGAAGGACGAAGACCTCTTCGCCTGCGACCAGACCATCGTCTATGCGATCCACGAGAGCATCGGCCACCTCGGCATCTTCGTGTCCGGCTCGGTGGCCCGGAAAGAGCACGATGAATTCGCCTCCAACATCGACCTGATCGACGTCCTTCCGCCCGGGCTGTTCGAGGCGGTCATGACCCCCAAGACCGGCGAGGCCGCCAGCCCGGACCTGGTCCCCGGGGAGTGGATCGTGCGGTTCGAGCCCCGCACCCTGGACGACATCCGGGCCGTCGTCCGGCCGAGCCTGGAAAACGACCGCCGGTTCGCAACGGCCCGCCGGGTCTCCGAAATCAATCTAGGCCTGTACCGCATGACGCTGCAGCCCTTCGTGCAGACCTTCGCCAACGACGCCGTCGCCTCGTGGCTGCACATGACGAATCCCGCGGTGCTTCCCTTCGAGCTCTTTTCCGACAAGAACCCGCTGATGAAGCCTCTCGCCCGGCTCGCCGAAGAAGTCCGAGGGGAGCGCCGGCCCCTGCCGCCCGACAACTGGCTGCAGGAGGTGCAGTCGGCGGTCTCGGAGGGAATCGTCGCCGCCCTCGACGGCTGGCGCGACTGGAGGGACAGGAGCGTGGAACAGGTCTTCCTGTGGACGTACGGCTCCCCCCTGCTGCAGGCGCTGGTGGGACTGCGGGCGACCGACGCGGGCCCGCGCCGGCGGCCCGGCGTGGAGCCGGAGCGGATCGAGTTCATCCGGGGGCGCATCGCCGCCTTCAAGGCCCGCATCGCCGAGGGCGGCTTGCACGAGGCGGCCGTCCGCAGCCTGATCTACATCGGCACGCTGGAAGCGGGGTTCGGGGTGGACGAGCGCCACTTCAAGGCCCTGCGCATGATGCGCGCCCGCAATGACGCCGTCACCCTGGAGGAATTCAAGCGCATGGTGAGGCGGCAGTTCTACAGCCTGCTCCTGGACCGCGAAGCGGCGCTGGCCGCGATCCCGTCCATGCTGCCCCCGGATGCCCGCCTGCGGGCAAGGGCGCTCGAAGCCATCCGGAAGATCGTCTCC
- a CDS encoding VacJ family lipoprotein, whose amino-acid sequence MPSLFRLARPILIVLCLVSVMAGCAATTAPGVLPEVPAMHSIEEFSDDEGIAVIKDPWERFNRGMYNFNYRLDRYVVIPVVKGYEFIVPTLAQKGISNVFSNIGELRTLYNSVFQLQGKKFVITLGRFLANSTLGVGGLFDAATPMGLKRQHGDFGQTLGRWNVNAGPYLILPVLGPSTVRGTGGLAVDAGIRYAALYAIDPLGNVNHGEVILAGVSALEAVDTRHRVPFRYYESGYPFEYDFLRFLYCKWDELLIMK is encoded by the coding sequence ATGCCGTCTCTCTTTCGTCTTGCCCGCCCGATCCTGATCGTCCTGTGCCTGGTTTCCGTCATGGCCGGATGTGCCGCTACGACGGCTCCCGGGGTGCTTCCCGAGGTTCCGGCCATGCACTCGATCGAGGAATTCAGCGACGACGAGGGCATCGCCGTCATCAAGGATCCCTGGGAGCGCTTCAACCGCGGCATGTACAACTTCAACTACCGCCTCGACCGATACGTCGTGATTCCCGTCGTAAAGGGCTACGAGTTCATCGTCCCCACCCTTGCCCAGAAGGGTATCTCCAACGTTTTCAGTAATATAGGAGAACTTCGGACACTCTACAACAGCGTTTTCCAGTTGCAGGGGAAAAAGTTCGTCATCACGCTCGGCCGCTTCCTGGCCAACAGCACCCTCGGCGTCGGCGGCCTGTTCGATGCGGCCACGCCGATGGGGCTGAAACGGCAGCACGGCGACTTCGGCCAGACCCTGGGCCGCTGGAACGTCAATGCCGGTCCCTACCTGATCCTGCCCGTGCTGGGCCCCAGCACGGTGCGCGGAACAGGAGGGCTCGCAGTGGACGCGGGCATCCGTTACGCCGCGCTCTACGCCATCGACCCCCTCGGGAACGTCAACCACGGAGAGGTCATCCTCGCGGGCGTATCCGCGCTGGAAGCCGTCGACACAAGACACCGGGTGCCGTTCCGGTACTATGAGAGCGGCTATCCCTTCGAGTACGATTTCCTTCGTTTTCTCTATTGCAAATGGGACGAGTTGCTGATCATGAAATGA
- a CDS encoding alpha/beta fold hydrolase, translated as MKRFITLCMLCLLLLPAAGPAADQDYGYPIPGAYEATILGTPDPLKAPPPERIRVRQVVVDIRPALRKPDVFFYDEGLRCTLACQDGKAPLVFLIAGTGADDQSQKALVMMAALYKAGYHVITLPSPSHPNFIINASRSHVPGDLTEDAEDLHRAMELVWDRVKADVEVSEFHLCGYSLGGTQAAFVARLDEERRTFNFRRVLLVNPAVNLYHSVTRIEGLLDRIPGGQRKIGTFFNRMLARFTEFYRRGDYVDIDNEFLYAIYQAHLFSREESGALIGLTFRISLAGMIFTSDVMTNGGYVVPKNRALSATDPLGDYFRVSVHLSFLNFFDEYVYPHFRGKRPGLDRAAYIDSLGLRSIEAYLKASPKFGAMTNEDDFILSKDEIDYLRVLFGERTRVYPRGGHMGNLEYRDNMTDLVGFFQQ; from the coding sequence ATGAAGCGCTTCATCACCCTTTGCATGCTCTGTCTCCTGCTGCTGCCCGCTGCCGGACCGGCGGCGGACCAGGACTACGGATACCCGATCCCGGGCGCCTACGAGGCCACGATCCTGGGGACCCCCGATCCCCTCAAGGCGCCGCCTCCGGAGCGCATCCGGGTTCGCCAGGTTGTCGTCGACATCCGTCCCGCGCTCCGGAAACCCGATGTGTTCTTCTACGACGAGGGACTTCGCTGTACGCTGGCCTGCCAGGACGGGAAGGCTCCCCTGGTTTTCCTGATCGCCGGGACCGGCGCCGATGACCAGTCGCAGAAAGCGCTGGTGATGATGGCGGCCCTCTACAAGGCAGGCTACCACGTCATCACCCTGCCGTCCCCCAGCCACCCGAACTTCATCATCAACGCCTCCCGAAGCCACGTTCCCGGCGACCTGACCGAGGATGCGGAAGATCTCCACCGGGCCATGGAGCTCGTCTGGGACCGGGTGAAGGCGGATGTCGAGGTGTCCGAGTTCCACCTCTGCGGTTACAGCCTGGGAGGGACCCAGGCGGCCTTCGTGGCCAGGCTGGACGAGGAGCGCCGCACATTCAACTTTCGCAGGGTCCTCCTGGTCAATCCGGCGGTGAATCTCTACCACTCGGTCACCCGCATCGAGGGTCTCCTGGACCGGATCCCCGGCGGCCAGCGAAAGATCGGCACCTTCTTCAACCGGATGCTCGCCCGGTTCACCGAGTTCTACCGCAGGGGCGATTATGTCGACATCGACAACGAGTTCCTCTACGCGATCTACCAGGCCCACCTCTTCTCGCGCGAGGAAAGCGGGGCGCTCATCGGGCTCACCTTCCGGATCTCCCTGGCCGGAATGATTTTCACCTCCGATGTCATGACCAACGGCGGCTACGTCGTACCGAAAAACCGTGCTCTCAGCGCCACCGACCCGCTCGGCGACTATTTCCGGGTCTCCGTCCACCTGAGTTTTCTCAACTTCTTCGACGAGTATGTCTACCCCCACTTCCGCGGGAAGCGGCCGGGGCTCGACCGGGCGGCCTACATCGATTCCCTGGGCCTCAGGAGCATCGAGGCGTACCTGAAGGCATCCCCCAAGTTCGGGGCGATGACGAACGAAGACGACTTCATCCTTTCGAAGGACGAAATCGATTATCTGCGCGTGCTCTTCGGAGAGCGGACCCGGGTCTATCCGCGCGGGGGGCACATGGGAAACCTTGAATACCGGGACAACATGACCGACCTGGTCGGCTTCTTTCAGCAGTAG
- a CDS encoding mucoidy inhibitor MuiA family protein produces MFRRKIALSGNRMRHCPGRALAVLLLLFLAAPAIPAGASETVPSKIRDVMLFTDQALVTREASIRVKPGLHELLLDVEAFQVDGDSVTARVFGDGEILGVQFREVPLREAAQENIRTLEQKLKSLRRTERRLNDDREVLAKKEQFLKSVVSFSEGQVPKDIKTSFPKTEDLDKTVRFLGTQFDAVARDRRALDEKIEDVRKDIAVAEKELQALRRPSGEAKKVIEVTFRAAREHRIRVEASYLVRQAAWGALYRASVPASMDGVDLSLFSRIRQKTGEDWDKVALSLSNVVPLKGVDLPEAAPWILSMPRPAPMAYRKAERNGMSRAKATMAAPAPMAEALAGAVEDEAPAREAAFVSAAREAGALSFEYRIPQAVSIESRDKETILPLTAKRLKGDFFLYTVPKVNSLAFLVCRTASDAELLSGPLNVYFSGRYVGKTTLAEKRPGREFYLNLGADREVKVQRVKSRDRLKETLFGMERNTAVRELSYTLTVENLKDKPVTVRILDAVPVSRTDRIQVKDLKLDPQPKEKDVQGQEGVYLWEVALKPGEKRDVGISFEVSYPKDTPPVGL; encoded by the coding sequence ATGTTCCGGAGAAAAATCGCGCTTTCCGGCAATCGGATGCGGCATTGCCCCGGGAGGGCTCTCGCCGTTCTTCTCCTGCTGTTCCTGGCTGCCCCGGCAATCCCGGCCGGGGCCTCCGAGACGGTCCCGTCGAAGATCCGGGACGTCATGCTCTTCACGGATCAGGCCCTGGTCACCCGGGAGGCGTCAATCCGCGTCAAGCCGGGCCTCCACGAGCTGCTCCTGGACGTGGAGGCCTTCCAGGTGGACGGTGACTCCGTCACGGCCAGGGTCTTCGGGGACGGGGAGATCCTGGGCGTCCAGTTCCGGGAGGTACCCCTCCGGGAGGCGGCCCAGGAGAACATCAGGACCCTGGAGCAGAAGCTCAAGTCCCTGCGCAGGACGGAGCGGCGCCTGAACGACGACAGGGAGGTCCTCGCAAAGAAGGAGCAGTTTCTGAAATCCGTCGTCTCCTTCTCCGAGGGGCAGGTGCCCAAGGACATCAAGACGTCCTTCCCGAAAACGGAAGACCTGGACAAGACCGTCCGGTTCCTGGGTACGCAGTTTGATGCCGTCGCGCGGGACCGGCGGGCCCTGGACGAGAAGATCGAGGACGTCCGGAAGGACATTGCGGTCGCCGAAAAGGAGCTGCAGGCCTTGCGGAGACCCTCGGGAGAGGCGAAGAAGGTCATCGAGGTGACCTTCCGGGCCGCCCGGGAGCATCGCATCCGCGTCGAGGCGTCCTACCTCGTGCGGCAGGCCGCGTGGGGCGCCCTCTACCGGGCCTCCGTTCCCGCCTCCATGGACGGCGTGGACCTGTCCCTGTTTTCCCGGATCCGGCAGAAGACGGGAGAGGACTGGGACAAGGTGGCCCTCTCCCTCTCCAACGTGGTTCCCCTCAAGGGTGTCGACCTTCCCGAAGCCGCCCCCTGGATCCTCTCGATGCCGAGGCCCGCGCCCATGGCCTACCGGAAGGCCGAGCGCAACGGCATGAGCCGGGCCAAGGCCACCATGGCGGCGCCGGCCCCGATGGCGGAGGCCTTGGCCGGGGCCGTGGAAGACGAAGCCCCCGCCCGGGAGGCCGCCTTCGTCTCTGCCGCCCGGGAGGCGGGTGCGCTGTCCTTCGAGTACCGCATCCCCCAGGCGGTGAGCATCGAGTCGCGGGACAAGGAGACGATCCTGCCCCTGACGGCTAAGCGCCTCAAGGGGGATTTCTTCCTCTACACGGTGCCGAAGGTCAACAGCCTTGCCTTTCTCGTGTGCCGGACCGCCTCCGACGCGGAGCTCCTGAGCGGGCCGCTGAACGTCTATTTCAGCGGGCGCTACGTTGGCAAGACCACGCTTGCGGAAAAGCGGCCGGGCAGGGAGTTCTACCTGAACCTGGGGGCCGACCGGGAGGTGAAGGTCCAGCGGGTGAAGAGCCGGGACAGGCTGAAGGAGACCCTCTTCGGGATGGAGCGGAACACGGCCGTCCGCGAGCTTTCCTACACGCTGACGGTCGAGAACCTGAAGGACAAGCCCGTTACCGTCCGGATTCTCGACGCCGTGCCGGTCTCCCGGACCGACCGGATCCAGGTGAAGGACCTGAAGCTCGACCCCCAGCCGAAGGAAAAGGACGTCCAGGGCCAGGAGGGCGTCTACCTCTGGGAAGTCGCGCTGAAGCCGGGAGAAAAGCGGGATGTCGGCATCTCCTTCGAGGTGTCCTACCCCAAGGACACGCCGCCCGTCGGCCTGTAG
- a CDS encoding nitrous oxide-stimulated promoter family protein, whose amino-acid sequence MGAAGRRLSRERKTLEAMIRLRCRDVHRPEGGGLCGECSDLLRYAEGRLAKCPFGEGKPTCARCPVHCYRPEMRERIREVMRYAGPRMIREHPWLAMMHLLDGRRKTPGRPGKGRGSPEG is encoded by the coding sequence ATGGGAGCGGCCGGGCGGCGGCTGTCCCGGGAGCGGAAGACCCTGGAGGCCATGATCCGACTCCGGTGCCGGGACGTCCACAGGCCGGAGGGAGGCGGTCTCTGCGGGGAGTGCAGCGATCTTCTCCGGTACGCCGAGGGACGCCTCGCAAAGTGCCCCTTCGGGGAGGGGAAGCCCACCTGTGCCCGCTGCCCCGTCCATTGCTACCGGCCGGAGATGCGGGAACGGATCCGGGAGGTCATGCGCTACGCCGGGCCCCGGATGATCCGGGAGCATCCCTGGCTGGCCATGATGCACCTCCTGGACGGGCGCCGGAAAACGCCCGGGAGGCCGGGCAAAGGGCGAGGCAGCCCGGAGGGATGA
- a CDS encoding 3-keto-5-aminohexanoate cleavage protein, translated as MDKVIITAAITGSRMMRDVAPHIPITPEEIATSAVEAWQVGASIVHLHVRDPETGLGSQDPDLFRRVVEPLREKTDLILSLTTSGIPGRNLPTEERLAPLALKPELASFDAGSINLGGRVFANSPEFLDEAARMMREAGVKPEIEVFDLGMLITAVRMRDEGKLDDPLHFQFVLGTPWGAPATPKSFLHLHEHLPADATWSTIGIGRGSLPMAMMALILGGHIRVGMEDNIYVDRGVPAKTNAELVERVVRICRAYGRDIATPAEARKILGI; from the coding sequence ATGGACAAGGTCATCATCACCGCCGCGATCACGGGCAGCCGCATGATGCGCGATGTCGCCCCCCACATCCCCATCACGCCGGAGGAGATCGCCACCTCCGCCGTCGAGGCCTGGCAGGTCGGGGCCTCCATCGTCCACCTCCACGTCCGGGACCCCGAGACGGGCCTCGGCTCCCAGGACCCGGACCTGTTCCGGCGCGTCGTGGAGCCCCTCCGGGAGAAGACGGACCTGATCCTGAGCCTCACCACCAGCGGCATTCCCGGGCGGAACCTGCCGACGGAGGAGCGCCTGGCCCCCCTGGCCCTGAAGCCGGAGCTGGCCTCTTTCGATGCCGGATCGATCAACCTCGGCGGTCGCGTCTTCGCCAACAGCCCGGAATTCCTGGACGAGGCCGCACGGATGATGCGGGAGGCAGGGGTGAAGCCGGAGATCGAGGTCTTCGACCTGGGGATGCTTATCACGGCCGTCCGGATGCGGGACGAGGGGAAGCTGGACGACCCGCTCCACTTCCAGTTCGTCCTGGGGACCCCCTGGGGGGCGCCGGCGACGCCCAAGTCTTTCCTCCACCTTCACGAGCACCTGCCCGCGGACGCCACCTGGTCGACCATCGGCATCGGCCGGGGCTCCCTGCCCATGGCCATGATGGCCCTCATCCTGGGCGGCCACATCCGGGTGGGCATGGAGGACAACATCTACGTGGACCGGGGGGTGCCGGCGAAGACGAACGCCGAGCTGGTGGAGCGGGTGGTCCGCATCTGCCGGGCCTACGGCCGGGACATCGCCACGCCCGCCGAGGCGAGAAAGATCCTGGGAATTTAG